From the Kogia breviceps isolate mKogBre1 chromosome 15, mKogBre1 haplotype 1, whole genome shotgun sequence genome, one window contains:
- the FZD10 gene encoding frizzled-10: protein MQRPGPRLWLVLQVMGSCAAISSMDMERPGDGKCQPIEIPMCKDIGYNMTRMPNLMGHENQREAAIQLHEFAPLVEYGCHGHLRFFLCSLYAPMCTEQVSTPIPACRVMCEQARLKCSPIMEQFNFKWPDSLDCSQLPNKNDPNYLCMEAPNNGSDEPARGSGMFPPLFRPQRPHGAQEHQLKGGGPGRAGCANAGKFRHVEKSASCAPLCTPGVDVYWSRDDKHFAAAWLAVWSVLCFLSSAFTVLTFLVDPARFRYPERPVIFLSMCYCVYSVGYLIRLFAGAESVACDRDSGQLYVIQEGLESTGCTLVFLVLYYFGMASSLWWVILTLTWFLAAGKKWGHEAIEANSSYFHLAAWAIPAVKTILILVMRRVAGDELTGVCYVGSMDIDALTGFVLIPLACYLIIGTSFILSGFVALFHIRRVMKTGGENTDKLEKLMVRIGVFSVLYTVPATCVIACYFYERLNVEYWKILATQHKCKMNNQTKNLDCLMAASIPAVEIFMVKIFMLLVVGITSGMWVWTSKTLQSWQNVCSRRFKKKSRRKPASVITSGGIYKKAQQPPKTHLGKYEIPAQPPTCV, encoded by the coding sequence ATGCAGCGCCCGGGCCCCCGCCTGTGGCTGGTCCTTCAGGTGATGGGCTCGTGCGCCGCCATCAGCTCCATGGACATGGAGCGTCCGGGCGACGGCAAGTGCCAGCCCATCGAGATCCCGATGTGCAAGGACATTGGCTACAACATGACCCGCATGCCCAACCTGATGGGCCACGAGAACCAGCGCGAGGCCGCCATCCAGCTGCACGAGTTCGCGCCGCTGGTGGAGTACGGCTGCCACGGCCACCTCCGCTTTTTCCTGTGCTCCCTGTACGCGCCCATGTGCACCGAGCAAGTGTCCACCCCCATCCCCGCCTGCCGGGTCATGTGCGAGCAGGCCCGGCTCAAGTGCTCCCCGATCATGGAGCAGTTCAACTTCAAGTGGCCCGACTCGCTGGACTGCAGCCAACTCCCCAACAAGAACGACCCCAATTACCTGTGCATGGAGGCGCCCAACAACGGCTCGGACGAGCCCGCGCGGGGCTCGGGCATGTTCCCGCCGCTCTTCCGGCCGCAGCGGCCGCACGGCGCGCAGGAGCACCAGCTGAAGGGCGGGGGGCCCGGGCGCGCCGGCTGCGCCAACGCGGGCAAGTTCCGCCACGTGGAGAAGAGCGCGTCGTGCGCGCCGCTCTGCACGCCGGGCGTGGACGTCTACTGGAGCCGCGACGACAAGCACTTCGCCGCCGCCTGGCTGGCCGTCTGGTCTGTGCTCTGCTTCCTGTCCAGCGCCTTCACCGTGCTCACCTTCCTCGTGGACCCGGCGCGCTTCAGGTACCCCGAGCGCCCCGTCATCTTCCTCTCCATGTGCTACTGCGTCTACTCGGTGGGCTACCTCATCCGCCTCTTCGCGGGCGCCGAGAGCGTCGCCTGCGACCGGGACAGCGGGCAGCTCTACGTCATCCAGGAGGGGCTCGAGAGCACGGGATGCACCCTGGTCTTCCTGGTCCTCTACTACTTCGGCATGGCCAGCTCCCTGTGGTGGGTGATTCTTACCCTCACCTGGTTCCTGGCCGCGGGCAAGAAGTGGGGCCACGAGGCCATCGAGGCTAACAGCAGCTACTTCCACCTGGCCGCCTGGGCCATCCCGGCCGTGAAGACCATCCTCATACTGGTGATGCGCAGGGTCGCGGGGGACGAGTTGACCGGCGTCTGCTACGTGGGGAGCATGGACATCGACGCCCTCACCGGCTTCGTCCTCATCCCGCTGGCCTGTTACCTCATCATCGGCACTTCCTTTATCCTCTCGGGCTTCGTGGCCCTTTTCCACATCCGGAGGGTGATGAAAACGGGTGGGGAGAACACGGACAAACTGGAAAAGCTCATGGTGAGGATAGGGGTCTTCTCCGTGCTCTACACGGTGCCGGCCACCTGTGTGATCGCCTGTTACTTTTACGAACGCCTCAACGTGGAGTATTGGAAAATCCTGGCCACGCAGCACAAGTGCAAAATGAACAACCAGACTAAAAACCTGGACTGTCTGATGGCCGCCTCCATCCCCGCGGTGGAGATCTTCATGGTGAAGATTTTCATGCTGCTGGTGGTGGGTATCACCAGCGGTATGTGGGTCTGGACATCCAAGACCTTGCAGTCCTGGCAGAACGTTTGCAGCCGCAGGTTCAAGAAGAAGAGCCGAAGGAAACCGGCCAGCGTGATCACCAGCGGTGGGATTTACAAAAAAGCTCAGCAACCCCCAAAAACCCATCTCGGGAAATACGAAATCCCTGCCCAGCCTCCCACCTGCGTGTGA